Genomic segment of Streptomyces zhihengii:
TCGCCGATGTCTGCGACTGGGACCGCAGGCGCTGGGACCTGCCGCCGGGTGCGGCCGACCGCGCGGAGCGCGAGGCGGCGGTCGCCCGGGCCGAGGACGCGTTGGCGGACCTCAAGGCCGGGCTGGTCTCGTACGACCAGGAGACGGCCGTGGCACTCGGCGCCGTGGCGGCGTCGGGGCAGCAGCTCCTGGGCCTGGTCCGCGGCGTGGCATGAGTGGCGTGAGTGGCATGAGACCGGTGCCGGCCCGCCGAGGGTGCGCGGGGCGGCGGTCAGCCGTGCCGCGGGAAGGTGGGCAGTGGGACGGTCAGCCGCGCGGGGGGCCGGTTGGCTGCGGGGCGGTCAGCCGTGCCGCGGGGAGGTGGGCTGCGGCTGTGGTCCGGGCTGTGCGGGGACGAGGGCGGTGTCCCAGTCGAGGCGGAGTATGGCGAGGTCGTCGGTGTGACGGTCCGCGTTGAGCTTGCGCACGTCCGCGATGAGCTGGTCGAGCAGGGTGTCGGGATCGGTGACCGGCGCCGTGTTGAGCAGGCGCAGCAGCCCCTCGGTGCCGAGCCGGGTGCGGTGGGTGTCGGTGTGGCCCTCGATGAGGCCGTCCGTGTAGACGGTGAGCGCGCCCCGGGGAGGCAGCGGCACGGTGGTGGCCGGCCAGAGTTCGACGCCGGGGGCGATGCCCAGGGCGACACCGTGCTGCGCGGGGAGCTCGCGTGTGGTGCCCTCGCTGGTGAGCAGCGGCTCGTGGTGTCCGGCCAGGTGGAGGGTGACGGTGCGGGCCCGCAGGTCGAGGGTGAGCAGCGTGCAGGTGGTGAACATGTCGGGACGGCCGCGTTCGGCCAGCAGCATCTGTTCGAGCAGCCGCAGCAGCTCGGGCCCGCGATGCCCCCCGAGGACCAGGGCGCGCCAGGCGATGCGCAGGCAGACGCCGAGGGCGGCCGCGTCGGGTCCGTGGCCGCTGACGTCTCCGACGACGGCGTGCACCAGGTGGTCGCCGGTCTCGACCACGTCCAGGAAGTCCCCGCCTAGCAGGGCGCGCTCGCGGCCGGGGAAGTAGCGGGTGGTGGCGGTGGCCGTCGTGGCGCCGAGCATGAGGGGCGGCAGCAGACCGCGCTCCAGGCGGGCGTTCTCCTGGGCGCGCAGTTCCCCTGCCTGGAGCGCGGCCTTGGCCCGTTCCGCCTGCTTTCGCTGGACGGCGTAGCGGACGACCCGCTGGAGCAGGTCGGGGTCGACCTTGCCCTTGACCAGGTAGTCCTGCGCTCCGGTGGCGAGCGCCTCGACGCCCGCGTGGGTCTCGGAGAGCCCGGTGAGCACGACGACGGCGGTGTCCGGTGCCGCCTCCTGGACGGCGCCGACCAGGCTGAGGCCGGAGCCGTCGGGCAGGTGCAGGTCCAGCAGGACGCAGGCCGCGGGCCGTTCGGCGAGCGCGGTGCGGGCCGCCGCGAGGGTCTTGTGCCAGACGAGGGTGTGCGACAGGCCGGTGTCGACGAGGAGTTCCTCCACGAGGAGGGCGTCACCGGCGTCGTCCTCGACGAGGAGGATGTCGTAGTGCTGCTCGGCAGCGGGCGCGCTCACGAGGTCGCTTCCCCGTCGGTGTCGGGGGTCGTGGGCGTGTGGACGGGGAGGGTGAAGGTGAAGCGGCTGCCGGGGCGGTGCTCGGGGTCGAGGGCGATGGCGCCCCCGTGGAACTCGACCACCTTCTTGCACATGGCCAGTCCGATGCCGTTGCCCGGGTAGGCGTCCTTGGTGTGCAGGCGCTGGAAGATGACGAAGATCTTGTCGGCGAAGTCCGGGTCGATGCCGATGCCGTTGTCGCTGACGGCCAGCCGCCACCGGTCGCCGTCGCGTTCGGCCTCGATCCGGATGCGGGGAGGGGTGTCCGGGGCGCGGAACTTGATCGCGTTCGAGACCAGGTTCTGGAGCAGCATGCCGAGCTGGGTGCGGTCGCCGAGGACGGTGGGCAGCTCGTCCCGGGTGATGACGGCGCCCGTCTCCTCGACGGTGACGCTCAGCGACTCCAGGACGTTGTCGGCGACGGCCTCCAGATCGACGGTGTTCTGCTGGTTGTGGACCCGGCCGACGCGGGAGAAGTCGAGCAGGTCGTTGATGAGGGTCTGCATGCGGTTGGCGCCGTCGACGGCGAAGCCGATGTACTGGTCGGCCCGGTCGTCGAGCTGTCCGCCGTAGCGGCGCTGGAGGAGCTGCGTGAAGCTCGACACCTTCCGCAGCGGTTCCTGGAGGTCGTGCGAGGCGACGTAGGCGAACTGCTCCAGCTCCGCGTTGGAACGCTGGAGGTCCGCCGTCTGCTCGTCCAGGAGCCTGCGGCTCTCCTCCGCGGCCTTCAGCTCGTCGACGAGCCGGCGGCGCATGGCCTCGACGTCGGCGCCGAGCGCCCGCAGGTCGGCGGGGCCCGCGGTGTCCACGGGCTGGTCGAAGCGGCCGGCGGCGACCGTGCGCGCCTGCGCCCGCAGGCGGGCGAGCGGTTCGGTGATGCCGCGGCGTACGCCTTCGAAGGCGAGCAGCGCGAGAAGGGCGACCAGGACGGCGATCGCGCCGAGGACCGCGTTGCGCAGCAGGGCCGCGCGGTCGAGGGCGTCACGCGCGGAGGACCGGACGTCCTGGAGGTGCTCCTGCTGGGCCTCGCTCGCGTCGCGGACGGCGTCGAAGAGCCTCTTGCCCTCGGCGGTGGTCGTGTCGGCCGCCTCGGGCGCCGGGGAGTCGGCGAGGGGACGGGCGAAGCGCTGCTGCCAGGCTTCGGCCGCCGATTCGACGGCGGCGAGATCGGCCAGACCGCGCGAGTCGCCGCGCACGAGCGAGTGGAGTCGCTTCGCCGCCGCCTCCTGGTCGGCCAGGCCCTTCTCCCAGGGGGCGAGGAATTCCTTCTGGCCCGACAGCCCGTAGCCGCGGACACCGGTCTCCTGGTTGAGCAGCGCGGCTTCCAGCCGCTCCGCCTCGATCAGCGCGGGCGAGTGGACGTCCACCAGCCGACCGGTGACGTCCGAGGTGCGTGTGAGGGACCACACACCGAGGGCGAGCAGGCCGAGGAGGACGGCGAGGGCCGTGGACACGCCGACGACGAGCCACTGCCGTGTCGTCCACCGGCCCGCACCCCGATGGTCCTCGCCGAGCCCCTCGCCGGGCCCCGTGGTTCGGTGGGCCCCTCCGGGCGCTGATGCGCCGTCGACCGTGCTGTCCGTCATGACTGCCCCTCCCCTGCACCGCCTCTCCTGGGGTAGGCAGGCGGCCAACTGTACCCTCACGGCAACAGTCGTTGTCGGGCGAGGAGGGGACCATCTAAGGTGAGC
This window contains:
- a CDS encoding PP2C family protein-serine/threonine phosphatase gives rise to the protein MSAPAAEQHYDILLVEDDAGDALLVEELLVDTGLSHTLVWHKTLAAARTALAERPAACVLLDLHLPDGSGLSLVGAVQEAAPDTAVVVLTGLSETHAGVEALATGAQDYLVKGKVDPDLLQRVVRYAVQRKQAERAKAALQAGELRAQENARLERGLLPPLMLGATTATATTRYFPGRERALLGGDFLDVVETGDHLVHAVVGDVSGHGPDAAALGVCLRIAWRALVLGGHRGPELLRLLEQMLLAERGRPDMFTTCTLLTLDLRARTVTLHLAGHHEPLLTSEGTTRELPAQHGVALGIAPGVELWPATTVPLPPRGALTVYTDGLIEGHTDTHRTRLGTEGLLRLLNTAPVTDPDTLLDQLIADVRKLNADRHTDDLAILRLDWDTALVPAQPGPQPQPTSPRHG
- a CDS encoding sensor histidine kinase — its product is MTDSTVDGASAPGGAHRTTGPGEGLGEDHRGAGRWTTRQWLVVGVSTALAVLLGLLALGVWSLTRTSDVTGRLVDVHSPALIEAERLEAALLNQETGVRGYGLSGQKEFLAPWEKGLADQEAAAKRLHSLVRGDSRGLADLAAVESAAEAWQQRFARPLADSPAPEAADTTTAEGKRLFDAVRDASEAQQEHLQDVRSSARDALDRAALLRNAVLGAIAVLVALLALLAFEGVRRGITEPLARLRAQARTVAAGRFDQPVDTAGPADLRALGADVEAMRRRLVDELKAAEESRRLLDEQTADLQRSNAELEQFAYVASHDLQEPLRKVSSFTQLLQRRYGGQLDDRADQYIGFAVDGANRMQTLINDLLDFSRVGRVHNQQNTVDLEAVADNVLESLSVTVEETGAVITRDELPTVLGDRTQLGMLLQNLVSNAIKFRAPDTPPRIRIEAERDGDRWRLAVSDNGIGIDPDFADKIFVIFQRLHTKDAYPGNGIGLAMCKKVVEFHGGAIALDPEHRPGSRFTFTLPVHTPTTPDTDGEATS